The Symphalangus syndactylus isolate Jambi chromosome 1, NHGRI_mSymSyn1-v2.1_pri, whole genome shotgun sequence DNA segment GGAGGAGGAGGCGAGGAAACCCTAGATTCGAACCAGCGCCTTTCTCTCCTTCAGGCTTCCGCCGGCGGACAGGCGCCGGTCCCCCGCCCCGGCGCATCCGCCCCGTGGGGACACTTACCAGCCCCTGCATCTTGCCGTCGGCGCCCATGCAGAGGTACCGCACGCTGTGCACGCCCTTGATGGCCACGGTCCGCAGAGCGACTGCCTTGATCTCCAGCAAACCTGGGCGCAGGGGAAGCGAGAAGCTGCAGCCGGGACCCGCGGGGCCCGCACCACGTGGGTGCGGTCGGTCCACGAGCCTGTGCCTCTCCCTAGCGTCCCGCGCTGTTTGGGGACTAAGGGAGGGATCCTATCGTCCAGGTGCCAAAACCTGGGGTTCCCAGGAGTTGAGGGGTCCGCAGGAGCCTAAGGGTGGCAAAGGAAGGAAGGGCGCTGGGGTGGGGTGCGCGCGGCGGGGTGGGGTGCGCGCGGCGGGGCGGGCGGGGGTCCTGGCGGGCACTCACTGTGCGCGCTCTGGCCCCGCGCGCAGTCCACGACGCCGTCGGCACGGATGCGCAGGAAGCAGCTGGAGAGCCCGTGGGGGCCGGAGGTGTACAGGTGCCGCAGACGGATGGGGTCGCCCCAGCCGTAGTGCACGTGGGGCCCCGCGTCCGAAAAGGCGAGGGGGCGCCCGGCCACTGCCAGCCAGAGGCCGGCCAGGATCCAGGCGTGGACCACCACACACTCGCTCCGCATGGCACCTCCCTGGGGCTCTCGGCGCAGCTCCGGCGATGGGGGTGCGGGAGGCTGGGCGGCGACCGGGATGCGCTGCGGGGCTGTGAGTGCCGGGTTGGGATGGTCGAGGCCCTAGATCCTGGACGCAGCGCTCCTG contains these protein-coding regions:
- the FGF19 gene encoding fibroblast growth factor 19 — translated: MRSECVVVHAWILAGLWLAVAGRPLAFSDAGPHVHYGWGDPIRLRHLYTSGPHGLSSCFLRIRADGVVDCARGQSAHSLLEIKAVALRTVAIKGVHSVRYLCMGADGKMQGLLQYSEEDCAFEEEIRPDGYNVYRSEKHHLPVSLSSAKQRQLYKNRGFLPLSHFLPMLPMVPEEPEDLRGHLESDMFSSPLETDSMDPFGLVTGLEAVRSPSFEK